From Tiliqua scincoides isolate rTilSci1 chromosome 2, rTilSci1.hap2, whole genome shotgun sequence, the proteins below share one genomic window:
- the LOC136642200 gene encoding thymosin beta-12-like, with product MSDKPDFAEIETFDKTKLKKTETREKNPLPTKETIEQEKQNKNAP from the exons ATGTCGGACAAACCAGATTTTGCAGAAATTGAAACATTTGATAAGACCAAACTGAAAAAAACTGAAACCAGAGAAAAAAATCCACTTCCCACTAAAGAAA CCATTGagcaagaaaagcaaaacaaaaacgcACCCTGA
- the WNT8A gene encoding protein Wnt-8a has translation MKRENFAIFTMVGIYCAIFSTSAWSVNNFLMTGPKAYLTYSTSVAIGAHSGIEECKHQFAWERWNCPETALQLSNLRFRSATRETSFVHAISSAGVMYTLTRNCSLGDFENCGCDSSRNGRTGGTGWVWGGCSENVEFGEKISKVFVDSLETGQDARALMNLHNNEAGRLAVKGTMKRNCKCHGVSGSCSVQTCWLQLAEFRDVGNYLKIKYDQAQKLELDKRRLRAGNSAVSRGATAETFITLLPTDLVFLEDSPDYCIRNTSLGLYGTEGRECLQGAKNLSQWERRSCRRLCKDCGLRTEEKRAEIITSCNCKFQWCCKVKCDQCKEVVTKHYCSRRETSPSNNTRRRNRGHRR, from the exons ATGAAGAGAGAGAACTTTGCCATCTTTACCATGGTTGGGATCTACTGTGCTATTTTCAGCACATCAGCATG gtCTGTCAACAACTTTCTGATGACAGGACCCAAG GCGTACTTGACATATTCCACGAGTGTGGCCATTGGTGCACACAGTGGGATTGAAGAATGCAAGCACCAGTTTGCCTGGGAGCGCTGGAATTGCCCTGAAACTGCACTTCAGCTTTCCAATCTTAGATTTAGAAGTG CTACCCGGGAGACTTCTTTTGTTCATGCCATCAGTTCAGCTGGAGTGATGTACACACTTACCAGGAATTGCAGCTTGGGTGACTTTGAAAATTGTGGCTGTGACAGTTCAAGAAATGGACGCACAG GAGGAACAGGTTGggtttggggaggctgcagtgaAAATGTGGAGTTTGGTGAGAAAATTTCCAAAGTCTTTGTGGATTCTTTGGAGACAGGACAAGATGCCAGAGCTTTAATGAATTTGCACAATAATGAAGCAGGAAGGCTG GCAGTCAAAGGAACCATGAAAAGAAATTGCAAGTGCCATGGGGTATCTGGAAGCTGCAGTGTCCAAACCTGCTGGCTCCAACTTGCAGAATTCCGAGACGTTGGAAATTATTTGAAGATCAAATATGACCAAGCTCAGAAGCTGGAGCTGGACAAAAGAAGACTGAGAGCAGGAAACAGTGCAGTCAGTCGTGGGGCCACAGCCGAGACCTTCATCACCCTGCTGCCCACGGATCTTGTTTTCCTGGAGGACTCTCCTGACTATTGCATCAGAAATACCAGCTTGGGCCTCTATGGCACTGAAGGACGCGAATGCCTGCAGGGCGCCAAGAACCTGTCCCAGTGGGAaaggaggagctgcagaaggctctgtaAGGATTGCGGCCTGAGAACGGAGGAAAAACGGGCAGAAATCATTACCAGCTGCAACTGCAAGTTTCAGTGGTGCTGCAAAGTGAAATGTGATCAATGCAAAGAAGTGGTCACCAAGCATTACTGCTCCAGACGAGAGACCTCGCCTTCCAACAACACCCGGAGGCGGAACAGGGGGCACAGGAGATAA